AGTAGTGTTTAGTAGAGTCCACAGCAATATTTCTGAAGAGTGAAGGGAATCTTGGGTGCTGAAAAACCTGAAATGTGTTTGAGAAttaaaatggcttttttttttttctttctttagagCTTCATCAGATGGAGTGATACTCTTGAAACATGAACAAGAAAAGGACTAATTAAGTTTTCctgtttcaggaaaaaaaaacccaacaacctcaAAATGTATAGGCCAGGGGAAACAGTCAAACGTCGACTCAACGTGCATGCTCCTCCTCGGATAAGAAATGTGGAAGTTGCTAGAGGAAGAGCAGGTTATGGATTCACCCTTTCTGGGCAAGCTCCTTGTGTTCTTAGTTGTGTTATGAAAGGAAGTCCTGCAGACTATGTGGGGCTTAAAGCAGGAGATCAGATACTTGCAGTTAATGAAATCAATGTGAAAAAAGCCTCTCATGAAGATGTCGTGAAACTTATAGGAAAGTGTTCTGGAGTCCTGCACATGGTCATTGCTGAAGGGCTTGGTCATATAGACTCATGTTCAAGCGATGAAGAAGTTGGTTTTTATGATGGGAAGGGATGGCTAAAACCCAAACCTGACTCTAAAGCTCTGGGTATAAACAGAGCAGAGAAAGTTGTTGAAGAAATGCAATCTGGTGGCATTTTCAACATGATCTTTGAGAATCCTACTCTTTGTGCTCCTAGCTCAGATTATTCTGCACCAAAGCAAAGATCGttttcagcttctgctgctaTTAGGTTTGAAAGTGGCAATGAAAGCAATCCAAACCTACTGTCAAAGGAAGAAATATCCAGAGTCCTAAATGATGATTCTGTTTTTAGAATTGGACTGGAGAGTGCAGAAGACTTTGGATTAGATGCAAGCATATTAAACGTTGCCATGATTGTAGGTTACCTGGGATCCATTGAACTTCCTTCCACAACCTCCAATTTGGAAACTGAGAGCTTGCAGGCTATCCGTGGGTGCATGAGACGTCTGCGGGCAGAGCAGAAGATCCATTCCCTGGTGATGATGAAGATAATGCACGACTGCATTCAGCTCTGCAGCGACAAATCAGGGGTGGTGGCGGAATATCCTGCAGAGAAACTGGCCTTCAGTGCCGTGTGCCCGGATGACAGAAGATTCTTTGGGCTAGTTACAATGCAAACAAATGATGATGCAAGTTTGGCTCAGGAAGACGAAGGGGTTTTGAGGACATCTTGCCATGTTTTTATGGTGGATCCTGAATTATTCCACCATAAAATTCACCAGGGCATAGCAAAGCGTTTTGGACTGGAATGCACAGCAGACCCCGACACAAATGGCTGTCTGGAGTTTCCAACATCATCTCTACCAGTCTTGCAGTTTATTTCTGTCCTCTACAGGGATATGGGGGAACTGATTGAGGGAATGCGTGCCAGGGCTTTTCTTGATGGTGATGCAGATGCTCATCAGAATAACAGCACAAGCAGTAACAGTGACAGTGGAATTGGGAATTTTAACCAAGAAGAGAAGAGTAATAGAGTTCTGGTGGTTGATTTGGGGAGCAATCCAAGTAAACACATTCCTAACAGCATATGGGAAAATCCATTAGGAAGGGGACAAAATCAGCCtccttcccattggaatggctTCTGTCATGAACAAGAAGGAAACATTCCTTTAGAAGCAATTCCGAGTGAGAAGCCCCAGAGTGTAAGCAAACACCTAAGTCCTTCAGCTCGTATCGAAGTTCCACTGGTCTCCTCCCGAAATTCAGTACCTCCATCCAAGAAAAATGCTGCAGGCCTAGGCAATCAGAGGTGGTTGCCTGTGCATGTTCTGCAGGAGTGGCAGCAAGGGAATGCAAGTGACCAGGAGTCCTACACGGATTCCACGGACGGCTGGTCCAGCGTGAACTGTGCCACTCTTCCCCCGCCAATGAGTAAGATTCCAGCTGACAGGTACAGAGTCGATGGCAGCTTTGGCCAGCCACAGCTCAAATCTCACAAAAGTGAGTGGTCCAAGAAGGTGTTTTGCATGCAGAACAAATTTGCCCCTTCGCACAGTATTAGGAAGTCTAAAGAGGACAAAAAGGTAAGAATGTGTTGATGGTGGTTTGTGAAAAGCCCTAAAGCCCCCAACACCCCATGGTATTTTACACCATCATGTTGGCATGTTAAAATAAAACATGgatcctagaatcatggaatggtttgggtctgAAGAGaacttaaaggtcatctaattccaactcccacctgccatgtgcagggacccCTCCTGcttgagcagcttgctcaagggcCCGTCCAACCTGCCTCTGAACACTTGTCAGGGTTGGAGCTTCCACAGCGTCTCTGGGTAaccagttccagtgcctcaccgcCCTCCTGGGGAAGCATTTCTTCCTGTCATCTAAGTTGAGCTTCTCTTGGTTTGAAGCCATATGATTTAGGAAATTTCAGATGAAGAAACattatggggtttttttctccctttgaaAAGCTTTGCATATTCCTGTTTAATTGAGTGCAGCTCTGGAGTTGTTCTTCTGCTGGAAGTGATGTCCattagagctttctcttcttgtCTCTTCATTGCTTCCAAATGTTGCAGTGGCATTGCAATGATAGGAGACATGACATTCTAGCAGCTTCAGTTCCTTCTGACCTCCAGCAGCAAAGGCATAGAAGCAGCCTGGGCCCTCAGTCTGGTTCCTTAATGAGAAGGCTGGCTTGCAGATGTCAGTATTTTAGTGATACCACTTTTTATAGAGATGTAGCCTGACTGTTAGTCAAAAGCTTGTGTTCTGCATTTGAACTGAGTAAGAGAATAGTATTACAAAACTTCACTGCAGCAAACCCTCTGTACCAAACAGCATTAAACCTACACCAAAGGAGAGTTGTTAGTGGTGACTGCAGCGGCCAGTGACCTAACGGTCACCAATCTAACATTGTGCCAGTAAGCTGTAACTCAGATTTTGGTCCAAACTACTTCATCTCCTTGTTTTGACTATGAGGCTTCTATAAACTCAAGTGAGAAGATTTAAACAAAAAGAAGTGTGGGAGGGGTAtccagcagctcacagcccGTTCCTTTGTCACGTGAATGTCTTGCTCTCTAGGGGACTAATGTCTTGGGAGTATCTTGTTGATAATGGGATTCCAGTAAAGTGGAGGTCATTGATCCTACACTGAAAGCGTTAGCGGCAGAGTTGTATCCAAAACGTTTGCCAATTCCAGGGAAAGTCACAACCTTATGATCTAAATTAGTCTGAGAATCATTGTCCTTccgtggaactgttggagtgggtccagaggatgccaccaagatgatcggagggctggagcacctctgctgtgaaaacaggctgggagagctggggatgttcagcctgaagaaaagaaagctctagggacaccttagagcagctttagGGTTTGAAGGGagcctccaggagagctggaggagtTTTTCCTAAGGCATAGACAAGGGGTAAGAACTTCCAcctggaagaagctgggtttCAGCTAGAcacgaggaagaaattcttgcccgTGGAGGTTAATGGAAATCAAGAAAGTACTAATGAAAATCCCTTAGGAAAAAGTACACCTGAAGATGAAAACTGTTGTGTATGTGGGTAAACACTAACATTATTTCCCCTACTGTATCACCAGTGTATGTCCCAGCACTAAATATCTCAATTGATCTTCCTTTTCCAAGTCTGTGCTAATAAAACTGgcatttcttttctttgattAATAAAAACCTTGGCTTTCAAGACACATTTAAACCATTCCTACGTGCCTTTAGCATTTAGTCTCCTCATTAAGGCTACAGAACCTCTTTTGcaatttaattttgtttttcatagaatcaaccaggttggaagagacctcccaagctcatccaatccaacctatctcccagccctatccagtcaactagaccacggcactaagtgcctcatccagactttgcttgaacacctccagggatggtgactccaccacctccctgggcagcccattccaatggcaaatcactctctctgtcaagaacttcctcctaacatccagtctagacctccccaggcacaacttgagactgtgtccctttgttgtgttgc
This is a stretch of genomic DNA from Pogoniulus pusillus isolate bPogPus1 chromosome 11, bPogPus1.pri, whole genome shotgun sequence. It encodes these proteins:
- the RGS12 gene encoding regulator of G-protein signaling 12 isoform X3 is translated as MYRPGETVKRRLNVHAPPRIRNVEVARGRAGYGFTLSGQAPCVLSCVMKGSPADYVGLKAGDQILAVNEINVKKASHEDVVKLIGKCSGVLHMVIAEGLGHIDSCSSDEEVGFYDGKGWLKPKPDSKALGINRAEKVVEEMQSGGIFNMIFENPTLCAPSSDYSAPKQRSFSASAAIRFESGNESNPNLLSKEEISRVLNDDSVFRIGLESAEDFGLDASILNVAMIVGYLGSIELPSTTSNLETESLQAIRGCMRRLRAEQKIHSLVMMKIMHDCIQLCSDKSGVVAEYPAEKLAFSAVCPDDRRFFGLVTMQTNDDASLAQEDEGVLRTSCHVFMVDPELFHHKIHQGIAKRFGLECTADPDTNGCLEFPTSSLPVLQFISVLYRDMGELIEGMRARAFLDGDADAHQNNSTSSNSDSGIGNFNQEEKSNRVLVVDLGSNPSKHIPNSIWENPLGRGQNQPPSHWNGFCHEQEGNIPLEAIPSEKPQSVSKHLSPSARIEVPLVSSRNSVPPSKKNAAGLGNQRWLPVHVLQEWQQGNASDQESYTDSTDGWSSVNCATLPPPMSKIPADRYRVDGSFGQPQLKSHKSEWSKKVFCMQNKFAPSHSIRKSKEDKKGAKFGHAMGLNQAPPPRSSVRRSFGRSKRFSITRSLDDLESATVSDGELNSTELKDCISENSLSSNASLPSVQSCRRLRERRVASWAVSFERLLQDPIGVKYFSEFLRKEFSEENILFWQACEYFNHVPAHDKKELSYRAREIFSKFLCSKATTPVNIDSQAQLADDILNSPHPDMFKEQQLQIFNLMKFDSYTRFLKSPLYQECILAEVEGRALPDPQRVPSSPTSKHSISSEKSNISTPKKLSGKSKSGRSLNEESGEEDTEKKKRGTFFSWSRSKSLGKSQKRKENGDYPNDSIQSNGLSYRRESQGSMSSTASLDLSETSRLPAFVPEKDKSPKYCCVNLPDGSSSKMAVKSGFSIKEVLSGVCEKHGINIAAVDLFLVGGDKPLVLHQDSSILESRDLRLEKRTLFRLDLVPINRSVGLKAKPTKPVTEVLRPVVAKYGLNLNELVARLSGEQEPLDLGVPISNLDGQRVVLDEKEPTKGRVFTDKQKGASVKPTATVTTSRSQVSTNFLNSYPKHKVTEQMTNVDC
- the RGS12 gene encoding regulator of G-protein signaling 12 isoform X4 — translated: MYRPGETVKRRLNVHAPPRIRNVEVARGRAGYGFTLSGQAPCVLSCVMKGSPADYVGLKAGDQILAVNEINVKKASHEDVVKLIGKCSGVLHMVIAEGLGHIDSCSSDEEVGFYDGKGWLKPKPDSKALGINRAEKVVEEMQSGGIFNMIFENPTLCAPSSDYSAPKQRSFSASAAIRFESGNESNPNLLSKEEISRVLNDDSVFRIGLESAEDFGLDASILNVAMIVGYLGSIELPSTTSNLETESLQAIRGCMRRLRAEQKIHSLVMMKIMHDCIQLCSDKSGVVAEYPAEKLAFSAVCPDDRRFFGLVTMQTNDDASLAQEDEGVLRTSCHVFMVDPELFHHKIHQGIAKRFGLECTADPDTNGCLEFPTSSLPVLQFISVLYRDMGELIEGMRARAFLDGDADAHQNNSTSSNSDSGIGNFNQEEKSNRVLVVDLGSNPSKHIPNSIWENPLGRGQNQPPSHWNGFCHEQEGNIPLEAIPSEKPQSVSKHLSPSARIEVPLVSSRNSVPPSKKNAAGLGNQRWLPVHVLQEWQQGNASDQESYTDSTDGWSSVNCATLPPPMSKIPADRYRVDGSFGQPQLKSHKSEWSKKVFCMQNKFAPSHSIRKSKEDKKGAKFGHAMGLNQAPPPRSSVRRSFGRSKRFSITRSLDDLESATVSDGELNSTELKDCISENSLSSNASLPSVQSCRRLRERRVASWAVSFERLLQDPIGVKYFSEFLRKEFSEENILFWQACEYFNHVPAHDKKELSYRAREIFSKFLCSKATTPVNIDSQAQLADDILNSPHPDMFKEQQLQIFNLMKFDSYTRFLKSPLYQECILAEVEGRALPDPQRVPSSPTSKHSISSEKSNISTPKKLSGKSKSGRSLNEESGEEDTEKKKRGTFFSWSRSKSLGKSQKRKENGDYPNDSIQSNGLSYRRESQGSMSSTASLDLSETSRLPAFVPEKDKSPKYCCVNLPDGSSSKMAVKSGFSIKEVLSGVCEKHGINIAAVDLFLVGGDKPLVLHQDSSILESRDLRLEKRTLFRLDLVPINRSVGLKAKPTKPVTEVLRPVVAKYGLNLNELVARLSGEQEPLDLGVPISNLDGQRVVLDEKEPTKGRVFTDKQKGASVKPTATVTTSRSQVSTIRLQVTEKHSAKGCRP